The following are encoded in a window of Sutcliffiella horikoshii genomic DNA:
- a CDS encoding glutamate-1-semialdehyde 2,1-aminomutase, which produces MNFSKSQQIHEEALHHIVGGVNSPSRSYKAVGGGAPVVMERAEGAYFWDVDGNKYIDYLAAYGPIITGHAHPHITEAITKAAQTGVLYGTPTPHEVKFAKMLKEAMPGMDKVRFVNSGTEAVMTTIRVARAYTGRDKIIKFAGCYHGHSDLVLVAAGSGPATLGTPDSAGVPKSIANEVITVPFNDIEPFREAMGKWGDQIAGVLVEPIVGNFGIVEPKPGFLQAINDISHEAGALVIYDEVITAFRFMYGGAQDMLGITPDLTALGKIIGGGLPIGAYGGRAEIMEKVAPLGPAYQAGTMAGNPASILSGIACLEVLQQEGVYEHLDHIGRLLEEGILERAEKYGITITINRLKGALTIYFTDETVVNYEQAENTDGEQFAKFFKLMLNQGINLAPSKYEAWFVTTEHTEENVRVTLDAVEHAFKELANA; this is translated from the coding sequence ATGAACTTTTCAAAATCACAACAAATACACGAAGAAGCCTTGCACCATATCGTCGGTGGCGTGAACAGCCCTTCCCGTTCCTATAAAGCAGTCGGCGGCGGTGCACCGGTCGTAATGGAACGCGCGGAAGGAGCTTACTTCTGGGATGTCGACGGCAATAAATACATCGACTACCTGGCAGCATACGGACCAATCATCACCGGGCATGCCCACCCGCATATAACAGAAGCCATTACGAAAGCAGCACAAACTGGGGTCTTGTACGGAACACCTACTCCCCATGAAGTGAAGTTTGCCAAAATGCTTAAAGAAGCGATGCCTGGAATGGACAAAGTACGTTTCGTTAACTCCGGTACCGAGGCAGTAATGACAACCATCCGCGTGGCGCGTGCCTACACAGGTCGAGACAAAATCATCAAGTTTGCCGGTTGCTATCATGGACATTCGGACCTGGTTCTTGTTGCAGCAGGATCTGGCCCTGCAACACTTGGAACACCAGATTCCGCTGGAGTACCAAAGAGTATTGCCAACGAAGTCATCACGGTTCCTTTTAATGATATCGAACCGTTCCGTGAAGCGATGGGAAAATGGGGCGACCAGATTGCGGGCGTCCTTGTGGAGCCAATCGTCGGTAACTTTGGAATCGTAGAACCAAAACCTGGCTTCCTTCAAGCAATAAACGACATCAGCCATGAAGCTGGGGCGCTTGTTATCTATGATGAAGTGATAACGGCATTTCGCTTTATGTATGGCGGTGCGCAGGACATGCTTGGAATCACACCTGACCTGACGGCGCTAGGAAAAATCATCGGCGGCGGACTTCCGATTGGTGCATACGGCGGCCGCGCAGAGATCATGGAAAAGGTAGCGCCACTCGGCCCAGCATATCAAGCAGGTACCATGGCTGGTAACCCGGCATCCATTTTATCAGGAATCGCCTGCTTGGAAGTACTACAACAAGAAGGAGTTTACGAACACCTTGACCATATCGGCCGCTTACTAGAAGAAGGCATTCTGGAAAGAGCAGAAAAGTATGGAATCACCATTACCATCAACCGTCTCAAAGGTGCACTTACCATCTACTTTACAGATGAAACGGTAGTCAACTATGAACAGGCGGAAAATACAGATGGCGAACAGTTTGCTAAATTCTTCAAACTGATGCTAAACCAAGGAATCAACCTTGCACCTTCTAAATACGAAGCATGGTTTGTGACAACGGAACATACCGAAGAAAATGTAAGAGTGACACTAGATGCAGTTGAGCACGCATTCAAAGAATTAGCGAATGCATAA